Below is a genomic region from Selenomonadales bacterium.
GCCTAGTAGCATTATATCAAAAGGAGCTTTTGTGTTTTACGCATAGCTATAAGCTTTACGGAACCCCACGCCTAGCGCGGGGTTTTCGATATACAAAAATACCGCCCCATGAAGGAGCGGTTCACTATTATATATCAAAATTTTCATTATAAATAAATTTTATTACAGTAACATTTCTGTTTTTATCTCCATATATGTCAACAACAGGAACTTCTTCAGAGACATTTACAAGTTTAGTACGTGCAGGAGCAATAACCGCTGTAGAAATTTTCTCTTGATTCGGTATAATCCCAAACATGGCAAGCCCTTTATACGAATCTAACTCACCTATTTTCCACTCACGAACAGACGCCATTACATTAAGTTTCACAACTTGATCATCATAAATGTCAAAATCCCCATAGAATCCATCCCAATAATAGGTGTACGTTATAAAAGGAACATCTCCTTTCTTTGTATGCAAATTCCATTTTGTAACATTTCCCGGTTTACCTAGTTTTTCCTTCAACTCTTGTGTAGTTAAAAGGCTGAATTCATCACTCTCAAGTATAACCTCAACATTAGCAACAGGTTTATATCTTTCTGCAGACTTTTCGTTGATACTATTAAAACACGATGCAACAAGCAAAACAAAAATAACAACAAATGCTAGACATCCCCACTTTGCCTGTTTTTTTGCCTTTCGTTTCTTTTCTTCTTTTAATATCGCAGTCTCACTTCCACAATAACTGCACACCTTTGATCCATCAGGAATTTCGCATCCACATTTTTTGCAGAGCATAGTTTACTCCCCCCGACATATTTTATTTTATTATTTCTTGTTCTTGGCATAACATTACAAACCCTTCTTTCAATTTAAAATTTCTTACTTT
It encodes:
- a CDS encoding zinc ribbon domain-containing protein, with amino-acid sequence MLCKKCGCEIPDGSKVCSYCGSETAILKEEKKRKAKKQAKWGCLAFVVIFVLLVASCFNSINEKSAERYKPVANVEVILESDEFSLLTTQELKEKLGKPGNVTKWNLHTKKGDVPFITYTYYWDGFYGDFDIYDDQVVKLNVMASVREWKIGELDSYKGLAMFGIIPNQEKISTAVIAPARTKLVNVSEEVPVVDIYGDKNRNVTVIKFIYNENFDI